The stretch of DNA ACTGGAAGAGACCCTTCTGGCCCGGCATCTCTTCCGGGCGCACCAGCGTCTCGAAGGCGACGTATTTCGCGGAACCAAGCGGCTCGACCCGGTTCAGCAGCGTTCGCAACTCGAAACCGATCCAGGGCACCACCATCGACCACGCCTCGACGCAGCGCAGGCGATAGATCCGCTCCTCCAGCGTTGCCGGGACCAGATCCTCCAGCGCATAGGTGCCGGGCTTCGCCACCAGCCCGTCGATCGTGACGGACCAGGGGCTGGTCGTCAGACCGCCGGCCAGCCGCTTCGGATCGTCCTTGCCAAGGCCGAACTCGTAGAAGTTGTTGTAGGAGGTGATGTCCTCGAAGCTGTTCAGCTCGCCCGGCCGCTCTCCGGCAAAGGGGCGGTAATCCAGCTTCGCCGCCGCCGTGCCTGGCAGCATCGACGCCCCGGCCAGCGCGGCGCCGCCCGCCATCAGGCTGCGACGGTCGAGATACACGTCCTTCGGTGTGATCTCGGAGGATCGGATCTTCGGCGCGTGTCTGATCAGCATGTCGGTCTCCCGCTTATCCTGTCTGTGTACTTAGCGCTTCAATGCCATCTTTCCGTGTTGCACGGTGTCACGATACCGCGCGCTCCCGCCGGCGTGATCCACTACCGGAAGATGCGGCCCGCCATTCAAAGGATATAGTTTGCCGGCATCCGGCAGACAGCAATAAGGCCCGCCCGGATTACCGGGCGGGCCTTTGCAACGAGGCGGGCAACGTGGCGCTCAGTGCACCGCCGCCACCTTCGGGCGTGCATCGTCCGAAAAAGCCTGCCCGTTGATGATCAGCCCCTCGGCACCCGTATCGACATGTGCCGTCTCTCCGTCGCGGATGTCGCCTTTCAGCAGCATCTCGGCCAGCGGGTTCTGCAGGTACTTCTGGATCACCCGTTTCAACGGGCGGGCGCCGTAGACCGGGTCGTAGCCACGGTCGCCCAGCCACTTTCGGGCTGCGTCCGTCAGCTCGAGACCGATCTTCCGCGCGCCCAGCCGCTTTTCCAGCAGGCCCAGCTGGATGTCGACGATGCCGGTCATGTTCTCGCGGCTCAGCCGGTCGAACACGATCTGCTCGTCGAGGCGGTTCAGGAATTCGGGGCGGAAATGGCCCCTGACCGCCGCAAGCACCTGCTCGCGCACCGCGCCCGCATCCGCGCCATCGGGCAATTCGCTCAGAAGATGCGAGCCAAGGTTCGATGTCAGGATGATCAGCGTGTTCTTGAAATCGACCACGCGCCCCTGTCCGTCCGTCAGCCGCCCGTCATCGAGCACCTGCAAGAGCACGTTGAACACGTCGGGATGCGCCTTTTCGACCTCGTCGAACAGGATCACCTGATAGGGCCGGCGGCGCACCGCTTCGGTCAGCACACCCCCCTCGTCATAGCCGACATAGCCCGGAGGCGCGCCGATCAGGCGGGCGACGGCGTGCTTTTCCATGAACTCGGACATGTCCACCCGGGTCATGGCGCTGTCATCGTCGAACAGGAACTCGGCCAGCGCCTTGGTCAATTCGGTCTTGCCGACCCCGGTCGGGCCGAGGAACAGGAAGCTGCCCATCGGCCGGTTCGGATCGCTCAGCCCCGCACGCGCGCGGCGCACGGCGTTCGAGACTGCGACCACCGCCTCGCGCTGGCCGATGACGCGGCGGCCCAGCGCCTCTTCCATGCGCAGAAGCTTGTCGCGCTCGCCCTCGAGCATCTTGTCGACCGGAACCCCGGTCCAGCGCTCGACCACTGCGGCGACATGCTCGGGCAGGACGCGCTCCTTGTCCGCGATCCCGCCGCTGCGGCTCTCGGCCTCGGCGAGCTGCTTCTCGAGCCCTGGGATCACGCCGAACTGCAATTCGCCCGCACGCGCCAGGTTGCCCTGGCGCTTGACGATCTCCAGCTCGTTGCGGGCCTGGTCCAGCTGTTCCTTCAGCGTCGCCTCGCCCCTCATCTTGTCACGCTCGGACTGCCACTGGGCGGTCATCGCGTCGGATTTCTCCTTGAGCACCGCCAGCTCCTCGGTCAGCGCGGTCAGCCTGTCCTTCGAGGCGGGGTCGTTTTCCTTCTTCAGCGCCTCGGCCTCGATCTCCTTCTGCAGGATCTCGCGGTCCAGGCTGTCCAGCGCCTCGGGCTTGCTGTCGACCTCCATGCGCAGGCGGCTTGCCGCCTCGTCCATCAGGTCGATGGCCTTGTCGGGCAGGAAGCGGTCGGCGATGTAGCGGTGGCTGAGCGTCGCCGCGGCCACCAGCGCCCGGTCCGAGATCGCCACCCCGTGATGGACCTCGTACTTCTCCTTGATGCCACGCAGGATCGAGATGGTGTCCTCGACCGTCGGCTCCTGCACGAAGACGGGCTGGAAACGCCGCGCCAGCGCCGCGTCCTTCTCGACATGCTTGCGATACTCGTCCAGCGTGGTCGCCCCGATGCAGTGCAGCTCGCCCCGCGCCAGCGCCGGTTTCAGCAGGTTCGACGCGTCCATCGCACCGTCCGCCTTGCCCGCGCCGACCAGCGTGTGCATCTCGTCGATGAAAAGGATGATCTCGCCCGCGGCGTGGGTCACTTCGTTCAGCACCGCCTTCAGCCGCTCCTCGAACTCGCCCCGATACTTCGCGCCGGCGATCAGCGCGCCCATGTCGAGCGCCATCAGGCGCTTGTTCTCCAGGCTCTCGGGGACGTCGCGGTTCACGATGCGCAGGGCCAGCCCCTCGGCGATGGCGGTCTTGCCGACGCCGGGTTCGCCGATCAGCACGGGGTTGTTCTTCGTGCGGCGGCTCAGCACCTGCATGGCGCGGCGGATTTCCTCGTCGCGGCCGATGATCGGGTCGATCTTGCCCTCGCGCGCCGCCTCGGTCAGGTCGCGGGCATATTTCTTCAGCGCCTCGAAACTGTCCTCGGCGCTGGCCGAATCCGCCGTGCGCCCCTTGCGCAGGTCCGCGATCGCGACTTCCAGCCCCTGCGGCGTGACACCGCCATCCTTGAGGGCGCGCCCCGCATCGGACTTGCCAAGCGCAAGCGCCACAAGCAGCCGCTCGACGGTAACGAAGCTGTCGCCGGCCTTCTTGGCCAGCGCCTCGGCCTCGCCCAGCACCTTGGCGGTAGCGGTGTCGATATAAAGCTGTCCGGCCCCCTC from Halovulum dunhuangense encodes:
- the clpB gene encoding ATP-dependent chaperone ClpB, encoding MNFDKFTERARGFVQAAQTIAARESHQRLVPEHLLKALLDDEQGFAANLIRRAGGDPAFVQGAVNASLAKQPQVEGAGQLYIDTATAKVLGEAEALAKKAGDSFVTVERLLVALALGKSDAGRALKDGGVTPQGLEVAIADLRKGRTADSASAEDSFEALKKYARDLTEAAREGKIDPIIGRDEEIRRAMQVLSRRTKNNPVLIGEPGVGKTAIAEGLALRIVNRDVPESLENKRLMALDMGALIAGAKYRGEFEERLKAVLNEVTHAAGEIILFIDEMHTLVGAGKADGAMDASNLLKPALARGELHCIGATTLDEYRKHVEKDAALARRFQPVFVQEPTVEDTISILRGIKEKYEVHHGVAISDRALVAAATLSHRYIADRFLPDKAIDLMDEAASRLRMEVDSKPEALDSLDREILQKEIEAEALKKENDPASKDRLTALTEELAVLKEKSDAMTAQWQSERDKMRGEATLKEQLDQARNELEIVKRQGNLARAGELQFGVIPGLEKQLAEAESRSGGIADKERVLPEHVAAVVERWTGVPVDKMLEGERDKLLRMEEALGRRVIGQREAVVAVSNAVRRARAGLSDPNRPMGSFLFLGPTGVGKTELTKALAEFLFDDDSAMTRVDMSEFMEKHAVARLIGAPPGYVGYDEGGVLTEAVRRRPYQVILFDEVEKAHPDVFNVLLQVLDDGRLTDGQGRVVDFKNTLIILTSNLGSHLLSELPDGADAGAVREQVLAAVRGHFRPEFLNRLDEQIVFDRLSRENMTGIVDIQLGLLEKRLGARKIGLELTDAARKWLGDRGYDPVYGARPLKRVIQKYLQNPLAEMLLKGDIRDGETAHVDTGAEGLIINGQAFSDDARPKVAAVH
- the msrP gene encoding protein-methionine-sulfoxide reductase catalytic subunit MsrP yields the protein MLIRHAPKIRSSEITPKDVYLDRRSLMAGGAALAGASMLPGTAAAKLDYRPFAGERPGELNSFEDITSYNNFYEFGLGKDDPKRLAGGLTTSPWSVTIDGLVAKPGTYALEDLVPATLEERIYRLRCVEAWSMVVPWIGFELRTLLNRVEPLGSAKYVAFETLVRPEEMPGQKGLFQSLDWPYVEGLRLDEAMHPLTILANGLYGEELPNQNGAPLRLVVPWKYGFKSIKSIVRITLTEDEPPATWNLQAPNEYGFYSNVNPEVSHPRWSQATERVVGGGLFAARRDTEMFNGYADEVAGLYAGMDLSKFY